One genomic segment of Rhizobium viscosum includes these proteins:
- a CDS encoding alpha/beta fold hydrolase, translating to MGRIALGILTFFSLFLTVSTAQSGERWAELPAFPPMPEPKASGMADVNDIKMYYAEYGEGDPILFIHGGLGNADVWGHQVADFAKDHLVIVADSRGHGRSTRSQQPFGYDLMTSDYAALLDYLKIGKVTLVGWSDGGIIGIDMAMKYPKKLTRVIAQAANVTTDGVKSDVMNDKTFNDYINVAGEYYKKLSPTPNEYDAFVKQISEMWATQPSWTAADLGKITIPVTLAIGDHDEAVKIDHTEMMAKEIPGAKLVILKDASHFAMLQDPQGYDAMIRDAMAGR from the coding sequence ATGGGCAGAATTGCATTGGGAATACTGACATTCTTTTCGCTGTTTCTCACGGTTTCGACCGCTCAATCTGGCGAGCGCTGGGCCGAACTTCCGGCCTTTCCTCCCATGCCGGAGCCGAAGGCGAGCGGCATGGCTGATGTCAACGATATCAAGATGTATTACGCCGAATATGGCGAGGGCGATCCGATCCTCTTCATCCACGGCGGGCTTGGAAATGCCGATGTCTGGGGCCATCAGGTCGCCGATTTCGCCAAGGATCACCTTGTCATCGTCGCTGACAGCCGCGGGCATGGGCGCTCGACGCGCAGCCAGCAACCCTTCGGCTATGATCTGATGACATCGGATTACGCAGCACTTCTCGACTATCTGAAAATCGGCAAGGTGACGCTGGTCGGCTGGTCGGACGGCGGCATCATCGGCATCGATATGGCGATGAAATATCCGAAGAAACTCACGCGCGTCATCGCCCAGGCGGCAAATGTCACGACCGACGGCGTGAAATCCGACGTCATGAACGACAAGACCTTCAACGACTACATCAATGTCGCTGGCGAATATTACAAGAAGCTGTCGCCGACGCCGAACGAATACGACGCTTTCGTCAAACAAATCTCGGAAATGTGGGCGACACAGCCTTCCTGGACGGCAGCGGATCTCGGAAAGATCACGATACCCGTCACGCTCGCCATCGGCGATCATGACGAGGCCGTGAAGATTGACCATACGGAGATGATGGCGAAGGAAATTCCAGGTGCAAAACTCGTCATCCTGAAGGATGCCAGCCATTTCGCCATGCTGCAGGATCCCCAAGGATACGATGCAATGATCCGGGATGCCATGGCGGGACGCTGA
- the truB gene encoding tRNA pseudouridine(55) synthase TruB, giving the protein MSRPRKPKGRPISGWLILDKPVDFGSTEAVSKIKWLFKAQKCGHAGTLDPLASGMLPIALGDATKTVPYVMDGRKIYEFTVSWGEERATDDLEGDVTQSSEKRPNEQQIRDILPKYIGTISQVPPQFSAIKIAGERAYDLARDGEAVEIPSREVEVHRLTLLACPDANTAHFEVECGKGTYVRALARDFGRELGCYGHISGLRRTFVAPFAEETMVPLAKLTALEEIEDIDERLAALDALLIDTCEALSALPHLVVSDDQAHRLKMGNPILVRGRDAPVAESEAYATARGRLIAIGEIGQGEFRPKRVFG; this is encoded by the coding sequence ATGTCCAGACCTCGCAAACCCAAGGGCCGCCCGATTTCCGGCTGGCTGATCCTCGACAAGCCGGTGGATTTCGGCTCGACGGAAGCCGTTTCCAAGATCAAGTGGCTCTTCAAGGCGCAGAAATGCGGCCATGCCGGCACGCTCGACCCGCTTGCTTCGGGCATGCTGCCGATCGCGCTCGGCGATGCCACCAAGACCGTTCCCTATGTGATGGACGGCCGCAAGATCTACGAATTCACTGTCAGTTGGGGTGAAGAACGGGCGACCGACGACCTCGAGGGAGACGTGACGCAGAGCTCCGAAAAGCGCCCGAACGAGCAGCAAATCCGCGATATCCTGCCGAAATATATCGGCACGATCAGCCAGGTGCCGCCGCAGTTTTCCGCGATCAAAATTGCCGGCGAACGCGCCTATGATCTGGCGCGCGACGGTGAGGCGGTCGAGATCCCCTCACGCGAGGTTGAGGTTCATCGTCTGACGCTTCTCGCCTGCCCGGATGCCAATACGGCGCATTTCGAGGTGGAATGCGGCAAAGGCACGTATGTACGGGCGCTTGCCCGCGATTTCGGCCGTGAGCTCGGCTGCTACGGCCATATTTCCGGCCTGCGCCGCACCTTCGTAGCACCCTTTGCCGAAGAGACGATGGTGCCGCTTGCAAAGCTCACCGCGCTCGAAGAGATCGAGGACATTGATGAACGTCTTGCCGCCCTCGACGCACTCTTGATCGATACCTGCGAGGCGCTGTCGGCCCTGCCGCACCTTGTCGTCAGCGATGATCAGGCGCACCGGCTGAAAATGGGCAACCCTATCCTGGTGCGTGGTCGCGACGCGCCGGTTGCCGAAAGCGAGGCCTATGCCACGGCTCGCGGCAGGCTGATCGCGATCGGCGAGATCGGACAGGGTGAATTCCGGCCGAAGCGCGTCTTCGGCTGA
- the rpsO gene encoding 30S ribosomal protein S15: MSITAERKAALIKEYATAEGDTGSPEVQVAILTERINNLTEHFKDHKKDNHSRRGLLTLVSSRRSLLDYLKKKDEGRYTKLINGLGIRR, translated from the coding sequence ATGTCGATCACTGCTGAGCGCAAGGCTGCGCTGATCAAGGAATATGCGACCGCCGAAGGTGACACCGGTTCGCCGGAAGTACAGGTTGCGATCCTCACCGAGCGCATCAACAACCTGACCGAACACTTCAAGGACCACAAGAAGGATAACCATTCCCGCCGTGGTCTGCTGACGCTCGTTTCCAGCCGCCGCTCGCTTCTTGACTATCTCAAGAAGAAGGACGAAGGCCGCTACACCAAGCTGATCAACGGCCTGGGTATCCGCCGCTAA
- a CDS encoding RNA-binding protein encodes MTLTPDTSPEDDDLAGYDVNGRMCIATRESGSPDELIRFVAAPDGTVVPDLKRTLPGRGCWVKIDRSLVEKAVAKKLFARALKADVKAADDLAERVERLFLQQLLQMMNMARKAGQLVTGSAKVDAAIRSGAALAVFHSTDAAADGVRKIDQARKAWHLGMETEEEIPSFRLFSESEMEGVMGQNAFIHAAVLAGQAGEGVVKRAKMLEQYRNGGQSRAPGGAGQQKQ; translated from the coding sequence ATGACACTGACGCCGGACACATCTCCTGAGGACGATGATCTTGCAGGTTACGACGTGAACGGCCGCATGTGCATCGCAACACGCGAAAGCGGATCGCCGGATGAGTTGATCCGCTTCGTGGCCGCCCCTGACGGGACGGTGGTGCCGGATCTGAAGCGCACGCTGCCGGGGCGCGGCTGCTGGGTGAAGATTGACCGGTCGCTGGTCGAGAAGGCGGTGGCGAAGAAACTCTTCGCCCGCGCCCTCAAGGCCGATGTCAAGGCAGCCGACGACCTCGCCGAGCGCGTGGAGCGGCTGTTTCTGCAGCAGCTTCTGCAGATGATGAACATGGCGCGCAAGGCGGGCCAGCTCGTCACTGGCTCGGCCAAGGTGGATGCCGCAATACGCAGCGGGGCTGCGCTTGCAGTGTTCCATTCGACGGATGCCGCCGCCGATGGCGTGAGAAAAATAGACCAGGCTCGCAAGGCCTGGCACCTCGGAATGGAAACCGAGGAAGAAATACCTTCCTTCCGTCTCTTCTCGGAGAGCGAAATGGAAGGGGTGATGGGCCAGAATGCTTTTATCCATGCCGCAGTGCTTGCAGGGCAGGCGGGTGAAGGTGTAGTGAAGCGCGCAAAGATGCTCGAACAGTACCGTAACGGCGGTCAGTCCCGGGCACCGGGCGGCGCCGGCCAGCAAAAACAATGA
- the infB gene encoding translation initiation factor IF-2, whose product MTDSNDDKTISVTGKKTLTLKPSGMSQGTVRQDMGRGRTKAVVVETRKRRPMRPEDEKPITPAPAAPVRAPEPAPAPVQARPQQPAPAPRVQQPGGQNNQRPQQANQRPQQSYQPQRQQDRPRPVVLNHLSPEEMDARRRALAEAQARDAHDAVRRAEEEKRRAVEEAARQAAEAEEAKLRAAEEAARQAEAAAAAVAEASAPAAEVRAETPRPQQPASAPVARRPETAPSPSTARPAPSAPAGVRGRRNEGEDEDRGASRGGPVRGRPVRPEPAKPVTTRPKSEEERRRGKLTVTTADVDDDGNARGRSLSAMRRRQEKFRRSQMQETREKISREVVLPETITIQELSQRMSERAVDVIKYLMKEGQMMKPGDVIDADLAELIAGEFGHTVRRVSESDVELGIFNVSDDEGELVSRPPVVTIMGHVDHGKTSLLDAIRHANVVAGEAGGITQHIGAYQVEQNGQKITFIDTPGHAAFTAMRARGAQATDIAILVVAADDSVMPQTIESINHAKAAGVPIIVAINKIDKHEADPQKVRNQLLQHEVFVESMGGEVLDVEVSAKTGKNLDKLLEAILLQAEILDLKANPNRTAEGTVIEAQLDRGRGSVATVLVQKGTLRPGQIIVAGDVWGRVRALVTDKGDHVKEAGPATPVEVLGLSGTPQAGDKFAVVESESRAREISEYRQRLARDKAAARQSGQRGSLEQMMTQLQSTGVKEFPLVIKGDVQGSIEAIAGALDKLGTDEVRARIVHSGAGGITESDISLAEASSAAIIGFNVRANTQARQFAEREGIEIRYYNIIYDLVDDVKAAMSGLLSPERRETFLGNAEILEVFNITKVGKVAGCRVTEGKVERGAGVRLIRDNVVIHEGKLKTLKRFKDEVSEVPMGQECGMAFENYEDIRAGDTIECFRVEHITRTL is encoded by the coding sequence ATGACCGACAGCAACGACGACAAGACAATCAGCGTAACGGGGAAGAAGACCCTCACCCTCAAACCGTCAGGGATGAGCCAGGGTACCGTTCGCCAGGATATGGGTCGCGGTCGCACCAAAGCGGTTGTCGTCGAGACCCGCAAGCGGCGCCCGATGCGCCCTGAAGATGAAAAGCCGATAACGCCTGCTCCGGCTGCCCCGGTGCGCGCGCCCGAACCGGCGCCGGCGCCCGTACAGGCACGCCCGCAGCAGCCGGCTCCGGCTCCGCGCGTGCAACAGCCCGGCGGCCAGAACAATCAGCGCCCACAGCAGGCCAACCAGCGTCCGCAGCAATCCTACCAGCCGCAGCGCCAGCAGGATCGTCCACGCCCCGTGGTTCTGAACCACCTTTCGCCCGAGGAAATGGATGCCCGCCGCCGCGCGCTTGCCGAAGCGCAGGCCCGTGACGCACATGACGCCGTCCGTCGTGCCGAGGAAGAAAAGCGCCGTGCCGTCGAAGAGGCTGCACGTCAGGCTGCAGAGGCGGAAGAAGCCAAGCTGCGCGCCGCCGAAGAGGCTGCACGCCAGGCCGAGGCTGCTGCAGCAGCGGTGGCCGAAGCATCGGCTCCTGCAGCGGAAGTACGTGCTGAAACTCCGCGTCCACAGCAGCCGGCATCCGCACCGGTCGCTCGCCGCCCGGAAACCGCTCCGTCGCCCTCAACCGCCCGGCCTGCGCCGAGCGCGCCGGCAGGCGTCCGTGGTCGCCGTAATGAAGGCGAAGATGAAGACCGTGGCGCTTCGCGCGGCGGTCCGGTCCGCGGCCGCCCGGTTCGTCCGGAGCCCGCAAAGCCTGTGACAACCCGTCCGAAGAGCGAGGAAGAGCGCCGCCGCGGCAAGCTGACCGTGACGACGGCAGACGTCGATGACGACGGCAACGCGCGCGGGCGTTCGCTTTCGGCCATGCGCCGCCGGCAGGAAAAATTCCGCCGCAGCCAGATGCAGGAAACGCGCGAGAAGATCTCCCGCGAAGTCGTTCTGCCCGAAACCATCACCATCCAGGAACTGTCTCAGCGCATGTCGGAACGTGCCGTTGACGTCATCAAGTACCTGATGAAGGAAGGCCAGATGATGAAGCCGGGCGACGTCATCGACGCCGACCTCGCTGAACTCATTGCCGGTGAATTCGGCCATACAGTCAGGCGCGTCTCCGAATCCGACGTCGAACTCGGCATCTTCAACGTATCCGACGACGAGGGCGAACTGGTTTCGCGCCCGCCTGTCGTCACCATCATGGGCCACGTCGACCACGGCAAGACCTCGCTGCTCGACGCAATCCGTCATGCCAACGTGGTCGCCGGCGAAGCCGGTGGCATCACGCAGCATATCGGCGCCTATCAGGTAGAGCAGAACGGCCAGAAGATCACCTTCATCGACACTCCCGGCCACGCAGCCTTCACGGCGATGCGTGCCCGCGGCGCGCAGGCCACTGACATCGCGATCCTGGTGGTCGCGGCTGACGACAGCGTGATGCCGCAGACGATCGAGTCGATCAATCATGCCAAGGCGGCCGGCGTTCCGATCATCGTGGCGATCAACAAGATCGACAAGCACGAGGCCGACCCGCAGAAGGTTCGCAACCAGCTTCTGCAGCACGAAGTCTTTGTCGAATCCATGGGCGGTGAAGTGCTCGACGTCGAAGTTTCGGCCAAGACCGGCAAGAACCTCGACAAGCTGCTTGAGGCGATCCTGCTGCAGGCTGAAATTCTCGACCTCAAGGCCAATCCGAACCGGACGGCAGAAGGTACTGTTATCGAAGCCCAGCTCGACCGCGGTCGCGGCTCGGTGGCGACAGTGCTCGTTCAGAAGGGCACGCTGCGTCCGGGTCAGATCATCGTTGCCGGTGACGTTTGGGGCCGCGTACGCGCCCTCGTGACCGACAAGGGCGACCATGTGAAGGAGGCAGGTCCGGCGACCCCGGTCGAGGTTCTCGGTCTTTCCGGCACGCCGCAGGCAGGCGACAAATTCGCCGTCGTCGAAAGCGAAAGCCGCGCACGCGAAATCTCGGAGTACCGTCAGCGCCTTGCCCGCGACAAGGCGGCTGCCCGCCAGTCGGGACAGCGTGGTTCGCTGGAGCAGATGATGACGCAGTTGCAGAGCACCGGCGTCAAGGAATTCCCGCTGGTCATCAAGGGCGACGTGCAGGGCTCGATCGAAGCGATTGCCGGCGCCCTGGACAAGCTCGGCACCGACGAGGTTCGGGCCCGTATCGTCCATTCGGGCGCAGGCGGCATCACCGAATCCGATATCTCGCTCGCCGAAGCGTCCAGTGCAGCCATCATCGGCTTCAACGTGCGTGCGAATACGCAGGCACGCCAGTTCGCCGAGCGCGAAGGTATCGAGATCCGCTACTACAACATCATCTACGACCTCGTGGATGACGTGAAGGCAGCGATGTCGGGTCTTCTTTCGCCGGAACGGCGCGAGACCTTCCTCGGCAATGCCGAGATCCTGGAGGTGTTCAACATCACCAAGGTCGGCAAGGTCGCAGGTTGCCGCGTCACGGAAGGCAAGGTCGAGCGTGGTGCGGGCGTGCGCCTCATCCGCGACAACGTCGTCATCCACGAAGGCAAGCTCAAGACACTCAAGCGCTTCAAGGATGAAGTCTCCGAAGTGCCGATGGGCCAGGAATGCGGCATGGCCTTCGAGAATTACGAAGACATCCGCGCCGGCGACACGATCGAGTGCTTCCGCGTCGAACATATCACGCGCACGCTCTGA
- the rbfA gene encoding 30S ribosome-binding factor RbfA, whose translation MATRPTSSAPSQRMLRVGEQVRAAITQVLQRGEVRDDIIEATVISISEVRMSPDLKIATAYVTPLGVSDHAIVINALNRNAKFIRGRLGPQLRQMKYMPEVRFRDDTSFDNYKKIDDLLRSPEVSRDLDNDDE comes from the coding sequence ATGGCAACAAGACCCACATCCTCGGCACCGTCGCAGCGCATGCTGCGCGTCGGCGAGCAGGTTCGCGCAGCAATCACCCAGGTGCTGCAGCGTGGTGAAGTGCGCGACGACATCATCGAGGCGACCGTGATCTCGATCTCGGAAGTGCGCATGTCGCCCGACCTCAAGATCGCGACGGCCTATGTGACGCCGCTCGGCGTTTCCGACCACGCGATCGTCATCAACGCGCTGAACCGTAATGCGAAGTTCATCCGGGGCCGGCTTGGACCGCAGCTCCGGCAGATGAAATACATGCCGGAAGTGCGCTTCCGCGACGACACCAGCTTTGACAATTACAAGAAGATCGACGACCTGCTGCGCTCGCCCGAGGTGAGCCGCGATCTCGACAATGACGACGAATAA
- the pnp gene encoding polyribonucleotide nucleotidyltransferase, which translates to MFDTHKVEIEWAGRPLKLETGKIARQADGAVLATYGETVVLATVVSAKAPKPGQDFFPLTVNYQEKTYAAGKIPGGYFKREGRPSENETLVSRLIDRPIRPLFPEGYKNDTQVVVTVIQHDLENDPDILSMVATSAALTLSGIPFMGPVGGARVGYINGEYVLNPHLDEMDESTLDLVVAGTYDAVLMVESEAKELPEDVMLGAVMFGHKGFQPVLDAIIKLAEVAAKEPRDFQPEDYSELEGEMLKHFEAELREAYKITQKADRYAAVDAVKAKVKAHFLPEGVEAKYTPEEVGAIFKHLQAKIVRWNILDTKSRIDGRDLETVRPIVAEVGLLPRTHGSALFTRGETQAIVVATLGTGEDEQYVDSLTGMYKENFMLHYNFPPYSVGETGRMGSPGRREIGHGKLAWRAIHPMLPSAEQFPYTLRVVSEITESNGSSSMATVCGTSLALMDAGVPLAKPVAGIAMGLILEGDRFAVLSDILGDEDHLGDMDFKVAGTADGITSLQMDIKIAGITEEIMKVALSQAQGGRAHILGEMAKAITESRGQLGEFAPRIEVMNIPVDKIREVIGSGGKVIREIVEKTGAKINIEDDGTVKIASSSGKEIEAARKWIHSIVAEPEIGQIYEGTVVKTADFGAFVNFFGARDGLVHISQLASERVAKTQDVVKEGDKVWVKLLGFDERGKVRLSMKVVDQATGQEIPAAEKGDKKKDEAAE; encoded by the coding sequence ATGTTCGATACACATAAAGTAGAAATCGAGTGGGCAGGCCGCCCGCTCAAGCTCGAGACCGGCAAGATCGCCCGTCAGGCTGACGGCGCCGTGCTTGCCACCTATGGCGAAACCGTCGTTCTCGCGACCGTCGTTTCCGCCAAGGCGCCGAAGCCCGGCCAGGACTTCTTCCCGCTGACGGTCAACTATCAGGAAAAGACCTATGCGGCCGGCAAGATCCCCGGCGGATATTTCAAGCGCGAAGGTCGCCCGAGCGAAAACGAAACGCTCGTTTCTCGCCTGATCGACCGCCCGATCCGTCCGCTCTTCCCGGAAGGCTATAAGAACGACACGCAGGTCGTCGTCACCGTCATCCAGCACGACCTCGAGAACGATCCGGACATCCTGTCCATGGTCGCGACCTCCGCTGCGCTGACGCTTTCCGGCATTCCCTTCATGGGCCCGGTCGGCGGCGCGCGCGTCGGCTATATCAACGGCGAATACGTTCTCAATCCGCATCTCGACGAGATGGACGAGTCGACCCTCGACCTCGTCGTTGCCGGTACCTACGACGCCGTTCTGATGGTTGAATCCGAAGCCAAGGAACTGCCGGAAGACGTCATGCTCGGCGCCGTCATGTTCGGCCACAAGGGCTTCCAGCCGGTTCTCGACGCGATCATCAAGCTCGCCGAAGTGGCCGCCAAGGAGCCGCGTGACTTCCAGCCGGAAGACTATTCCGAACTCGAAGGCGAAATGCTGAAGCATTTCGAAGCGGAACTCCGCGAAGCCTACAAGATCACCCAGAAAGCTGACCGTTACGCCGCCGTCGACGCCGTCAAGGCGAAGGTGAAGGCTCATTTCCTGCCGGAAGGCGTCGAAGCCAAGTATACGCCCGAAGAAGTCGGCGCGATCTTCAAGCACCTGCAGGCCAAGATCGTTCGCTGGAACATTCTCGACACCAAGAGCCGCATCGACGGCCGCGATCTGGAAACAGTTCGCCCGATCGTTGCCGAAGTCGGCCTGCTGCCGCGGACGCACGGTTCGGCCCTCTTCACCCGTGGTGAAACCCAGGCCATCGTCGTTGCCACGCTCGGCACCGGCGAAGATGAGCAGTATGTCGATTCCTTGACGGGCATGTACAAGGAAAACTTCATGCTGCACTACAACTTCCCGCCCTACTCGGTCGGTGAGACGGGCCGCATGGGTTCGCCGGGCCGTCGCGAAATCGGCCACGGCAAGCTTGCATGGCGCGCCATCCACCCGATGCTGCCGTCGGCAGAGCAGTTCCCCTACACGCTGCGTGTGGTCTCTGAAATTACCGAATCCAACGGTTCGTCCTCCATGGCAACCGTCTGCGGCACCTCGCTGGCGCTGATGGATGCAGGTGTACCGCTCGCAAAGCCGGTTGCCGGTATCGCCATGGGCCTGATCCTCGAAGGTGATCGCTTCGCAGTCCTCTCCGACATTCTCGGTGATGAAGACCACCTCGGCGACATGGACTTCAAGGTTGCAGGTACCGCTGACGGCATTACCTCGCTGCAGATGGACATCAAGATCGCCGGTATTACCGAAGAGATCATGAAGGTCGCTCTCAGCCAGGCTCAGGGTGGTCGCGCCCACATCCTCGGCGAAATGGCCAAGGCCATCACCGAAAGCCGTGGCCAGCTCGGCGAATTCGCTCCGCGCATCGAAGTCATGAACATTCCGGTCGACAAGATCCGCGAAGTCATCGGCTCCGGCGGCAAGGTCATCCGCGAAATCGTCGAAAAGACCGGCGCGAAGATCAACATCGAGGACGACGGCACCGTCAAGATCGCCTCCTCCTCGGGCAAGGAAATCGAAGCCGCCCGCAAGTGGATCCACTCGATCGTCGCCGAGCCGGAAATTGGCCAGATCTACGAAGGTACTGTTGTCAAGACCGCCGACTTCGGCGCCTTCGTCAACTTCTTCGGCGCCCGTGATGGTCTCGTGCACATCTCGCAGCTTGCTTCCGAGCGCGTCGCGAAGACCCAGGATGTCGTCAAGGAAGGCGACAAGGTCTGGGTCAAGCTGCTCGGCTTCGACGAGCGCGGCAAGGTCCGCCTGTCCATGAAGGTTGTCGACCAGGCCACCGGCCAGGAAATCCCGGCCGCCGAAAAGGGCGACAAGAAGAAGGATGAAGCGGCCGAATAA
- a CDS encoding class I SAM-dependent methyltransferase yields the protein MSRETLKTLFHPFASETVTPPGEGERVLFLGAEAGFALPEGFTASLEAVQGFKPLYRQLLAQRIEAKPEIDGEDYDAALVLCTKHKGENEANIAAALSRVKAGGLIVVAGGKEDGIQPLRKRVEGFGLDTEHMPKYHGVAFWFGRPADVSEIVAKFGKSSVRVDGRFIASPGMFSHDRLDAGSQLLASRLPTDFTGDAADFGAGWGYLSIELAQKSPNLARLDLYEANHEALEAAKANLAENCPDAPVRFFWHDLAGEQVRDKYDLVIMNPPFHEGHAAEPSLGQAMIKTAASSLRGGGRLMLVANRGLPYEPVLAEHFKDSGETCRNARFKVLWARK from the coding sequence ATGAGCCGCGAGACGCTGAAGACCCTTTTCCACCCCTTTGCCAGCGAAACCGTCACGCCGCCCGGCGAAGGCGAGCGTGTGCTCTTCCTCGGCGCCGAGGCGGGCTTCGCACTGCCCGAGGGCTTTACCGCGTCCCTGGAGGCCGTACAGGGCTTCAAGCCCCTCTACAGGCAGCTTCTGGCGCAGCGCATCGAGGCGAAGCCGGAGATCGACGGTGAAGACTATGATGCAGCGCTGGTGCTCTGCACCAAGCACAAGGGCGAAAACGAAGCCAATATCGCCGCCGCCCTTTCCCGCGTGAAGGCTGGCGGGCTGATCGTCGTCGCCGGCGGCAAGGAGGACGGTATCCAGCCGCTGCGCAAGCGTGTGGAAGGTTTCGGCCTCGATACCGAGCATATGCCGAAATATCATGGTGTCGCCTTCTGGTTCGGCCGGCCGGCCGATGTCAGCGAGATCGTTGCGAAGTTCGGCAAGTCGTCAGTACGTGTCGACGGCCGCTTCATTGCCTCGCCCGGCATGTTCTCGCATGACCGGCTGGACGCCGGTTCGCAGCTTCTCGCCTCGCGACTGCCAACCGATTTTACCGGCGATGCGGCCGATTTCGGCGCCGGCTGGGGCTATCTCTCCATCGAACTGGCGCAGAAGTCTCCAAACCTTGCCCGCCTTGACCTCTACGAGGCCAACCACGAGGCCCTGGAGGCCGCCAAGGCCAATCTGGCGGAGAATTGCCCGGACGCGCCTGTGCGCTTCTTCTGGCACGATCTGGCAGGCGAGCAGGTGCGGGACAAATACGATCTCGTCATCATGAACCCGCCCTTCCATGAGGGCCATGCGGCTGAGCCCTCACTCGGACAGGCGATGATCAAGACGGCGGCCTCTTCGCTGCGCGGCGGCGGGCGGTTGATGCTGGTGGCCAACCGCGGCCTGCCATATGAACCGGTGCTTGCGGAGCATTTCAAGGACAGCGGCGAAACCTGCCGCAATGCCCGTTTCAAGGTGTTGTGGGCCCGAAAATAG
- the fabI gene encoding enoyl-ACP reductase FabI: protein MTGIMQGKRGLIMGVANNHSIAWGISKALAAQGAELAFTFQGDALGKRVKPLAAELGSDFLLPCDVEDIASVDTVIEAIKERWGKLDFIVHAIGFSDKNELKGLYADTTRENFSRTMVISCFSFTEIAKRCAPLMEDGGTMLTLTYNGSTRVIPNYNVMGVAKAALEASVRYLAADYGPRGIRVNAISAGPIRTLAGAGISDARAILSWNQRNAPLRKTVTIDHVGSSALYLLSDLSMGVTGEIHFVDAGYNITSMPTLETLRKADVE from the coding sequence ATGACGGGAATCATGCAGGGTAAGCGCGGCCTCATCATGGGCGTCGCAAACAACCATTCGATCGCCTGGGGGATTTCGAAGGCGCTCGCTGCACAGGGCGCAGAACTGGCTTTCACCTTCCAGGGCGATGCACTTGGCAAGCGCGTCAAGCCGCTGGCGGCTGAACTCGGCTCCGACTTTCTGCTCCCCTGCGATGTGGAAGATATCGCTTCGGTCGATACGGTCATTGAAGCGATCAAGGAGCGCTGGGGCAAGCTGGATTTCATCGTCCATGCCATCGGCTTTTCCGACAAGAACGAGCTGAAGGGCCTCTACGCCGATACGACGCGCGAGAATTTCAGCCGTACCATGGTCATCTCCTGTTTCTCCTTCACGGAGATCGCCAAGCGCTGTGCGCCGTTGATGGAAGATGGCGGCACCATGCTGACCCTGACCTATAACGGCTCCACACGCGTCATTCCGAACTACAACGTCATGGGTGTCGCCAAGGCTGCTCTGGAAGCTTCCGTGCGTTATCTGGCAGCCGATTACGGTCCGCGCGGCATCCGCGTCAACGCTATCTCGGCAGGCCCGATCCGCACACTCGCCGGCGCCGGCATTTCCGATGCCCGTGCCATCCTGTCATGGAACCAGCGCAACGCACCGCTGCGCAAGACCGTCACCATCGATCACGTCGGCAGCTCGGCACTGTACCTGCTTTCGGATCTCTCGATGGGCGTGACGGGCGAAATCCACTTCGTGGATGCCGGCTACAACATCACCTCCATGCCGACACTGGAGACGCTGCGCAAGGCAGACGTCGAGTAA